From Huiozyma naganishii CBS 8797 chromosome 11, complete genome, a single genomic window includes:
- the FIG4 gene encoding phosphatidylinositol-3,5-bisphosphate 5-phosphatase (similar to Saccharomyces cerevisiae FIG4 (YNL325C); ancestral locus Anc_3.14), which yields MDPPGSLHEDVLSGNNMFGKQPLSAFSTKQRKTTKFTLTKYTIYETQERMYIVGSNKRESMFRILEIDLSVPEDELAVLEDNIFFTRSEIMDVLAQLENASDSGLNKKVTGYGLLGFIRFTSCYYLVVVTECSQVAVIGGHSVFHIDATELIPISNNYKKPDKYSNEAKLISSFSSLDLTKTFYFSYTYDITNTLQTNMLREKLRAVDRSDISIPSGISSYNEMFMWNNNLLSPLFNCFDAVHDWFQCIIHGFIDQVNVSIYGKSIHITLIARRSHHFAGARFLKRGVNTKGFVANEVETEQIVSDMILTSFHEPGNGFFDSDCYTSFVQHRGSIPLYWTQEASNLTTKPPIEINVLDPYFSPAALHFDKLFQRYGGGTIQVLNLIKTKEKNPRETKLLVEFEECISYLNMHLPETRKIDYTSWDMSRASKQDGQKVIEFLESYALKTILETGIFHNGRDFQTTNIQQGICRSNCIDCLDRTNAAQFVIGKRALGEQLKQLGIVEDTYLEYDSDIVNILTELFHDLGDTIALQYGGSHLVNTMETYRKINQWSSHSRDMVESIKRFYSNSFIDAQRQDAINLFLGNYVWREQGTPIWELNTDFHLHNDYLMDGPKRSYTHWWNDYHLQSLGDLLQKEIILKGNDVSKAKLAMNVRGYPGAFDNYWNEYYLPRTVTWIQDLFAFKMNSTRRYQSSKKQKDVTSPFESRKQSWINKKLKGIAPHKDDTGPVITESDELILAKTIISGATVSDEPTPWETEFRLSLYHLRGVLESRNNLENNFGSYSAIDNPVFAGDYNVVDLETTSIDSALSAGEIRGGAFSEEVETDPTFQSRSYFHVTPVNVQYYEHTDSHVADNLTQLGEYTDYLDFKNLKVDSCDMKLYNDMTNVTPRENLVL from the coding sequence ATGGACCCCCCAGGGAGTCTACATGAGGATGTTCTTTCAGGGAACAACATGTTCGGCAAACAGCCACTGTCTGCCTTCTCAACGAAACAACGCAAAACCACTAAGTTTACACTGACCAAATATACCATTTATGAAACTCAAGAGAGAATGTACATAGTGGGCTCAAATAAACGGGAATCAATGTTCAGAATACTGGAGATTGATCTTTCTGTCCCGGAAGATGAACTGGCCGTGTTGGAGGACAACATTTTCTTCACCAGGAGTGAGATTATGGATGTTCTGGCTCAGTTGGAGAATGCGAGTGATTCCGGGCTCAATAAGAAAGTTACTGGGTACGGCCTCTTGGGGTTTATAAGATTTACCTCGTGTTATTACCTTGTAGTAGTTACAGAGTGCAGTCAGGTGGCCGTCATCGGAGGTCATTCTGTGTTTCACATCGACGCTACAGAGCTGATCCCCATCTCaaacaactacaagaaaCCAGATAAGTATTCGAACGAAGCCAAACTAATTTCATCCTTTTCAAGCTTGGATCTCACTAAAACCTTTTATTTCAGCTACACCTACGATATCACAAACACCTTACAAACAAACATGTTGAGAGAGAAATTAAGGGCCGTTGACCGGTCAGATATTTCTATCCCTTCAGGAATATCAAGTTACAACGAAATGTTCATGTGGAATAACAACCTTCTGAGCCCCCTATTCAATTGCTTTGATGCTGTGCATGACTGGTTCCAATGCATCATTCATGGTTTCATAGATCAAGTAAACGTTTCCATTTACGGGAAAAGCATACATATAACGCTGATCGCTCGAAGGTCACACCATTTTGCTGGCGCAaggttcttgaagagaGGCGTCAATACAAAGGGGTTCGTTGCAAACGAGGTAGAAACAGAACAAATTGTCTCGGACATGATTCTAACATCTTTTCATGAGCCTGGGAACGGATTTTTCGATTCAGATTGTTATACATCTTTTGTTCAGCACAGGGGATCCATACCATTGTATTGGACACAAGAAGCTTCGAATTTAACAACCAAACCACCCATCGAAATCAATGTGCTTGACCCATATTTCAGTCCTGCGGCCCTTCATTTCGATAAACTATTTCAACGCTACGGTGGGGGCACAATCCAAGTCCTTAACCTGATCAaaacaaaggaaaagaacCCAAGAGAAACTAAATTGCTGGTGGAATTTGAGGAGTGTATTTCGTACCTCAACATGCATTTACCAGAGACGAGGAAAATAGATTACACGTCGTGGGATATGAGCAGAGCATCGAAACAAGATGGCCAGAAAGTTATAGAATTTTTAGAAAGCTACGCACTAAAAACCATTTTGGAGACGGGCATCTTTCATAATGGGAGAGATTTCCAGACAACGAATATTCAACAAGGGATTTGCAGGAGCAACTGTATCGACTGTCTAGACAGAACAAATGCTGCTCAATTTGTTATCGGCAAAAGAGCTCTTGGAGAACAACTGAAACAGTTAGGTATAGTAGAAGACACATACCTAGAATATGACTCCGATATTGTTAACATTCTAACTGAGCTGTTTCATGATTTGGGGGACACCATTGCTCTCCAATACGGTGGATCTCATCTGGTAAATACCATGGAAACTTACCGGAAAATAAATCAATGGAGTTCGCATTCTAGAGATATGGTTGAAAGCATAAAGCGGTTTTACAGCAACTCGTTTATTGATGCACAGAGACAGGACGCCATCAACCTATTTCTGGGGAACTATGTTTGGAGAGAGCAAGGTACACCTATCTGGGAATTAAACACAGATTTCCATCTACATAACGACTATCTTATGGATGGTCCTAAAAGAAGCTACACACATTGGTGGAACGACTACCATCTTCAAAGCCTTGGCGATCTACTACAGAAAGAGATCATCCTTAAGGGCAACGATGTAAGTAAAGCTAAACTGGCAATGAATGTAAGGGGCTACCCAGGCGCATTTGACAACTACTGGAACGAGTATTACCTGCCTCGTACGGTGACTTGGATCCAAGATCTTTTTGCCTTCAAAATGAACTCGACTCGTCGGTATCAATCCtcaaagaagcaaaaagATGTTACTTCACCCTTCGAATCAAGGAAGCAGAGTTGGATAAACAAGAAACTAAAGGGAATTGCACCACACAAGGATGATACCGGGCCGGTCATTACAGAGAGCGATGAGTTAATATTGGCAAAGACAATAATATCTGGGGCTACTGTATCTGATGAACCAACACCTTGGGAAACAGAGTTTCGACTGTCTCTATATCATCTACGAGGGGTATTGGAAAGCCGGAATAACTTAGAAAATAATTTTGGAAGCTATTCCGCAATCGATAACCCAGTATTCGCTGGAGACTACAACGTCGTGGATCTGGAGACAACAAGCATTGATAGCGCGCTCTCTGCCGGAGAGATTCGAGGTGGAGCTTTTTCCGAAGAGGTAGAAACTGATCCAACTTTTCAATCCCGAAGTTACTTCCATGTCACCCCAGTGAATGTTCAATACTACGAGCACACCGACTCTCATGTAGCGGACAATCTTACTCAGTTGGGGGAATATACAGATTACCTGgatttcaaaaacttgaaagtaGATTCCTGCGACATGAAACTCTACAACGACATGACAAACGTCACTCCACGGGAAAACCTCGTCTTGTAA
- the PFA3 gene encoding palmitoyltransferase PFA3 (similar to Saccharomyces cerevisiae PFA3 (YNL326C); ancestral locus Anc_3.12): MVSVTSLFPKVLTVTLFAVTGYLCLEHVDVLSPCVVDPIVFLMVSLALYTYFRVINVGPGYPSDFPALKVLDMSAAEAGTELPPEYLTKRSLTVKKDGRFRVCQSCRYWKPDRCHHCSSCDRCILKMDHHCPWIAGCVGFRNQKLFIQFLLYTTAYAIFVLSMTSVQLYRWFYNDKFQEELISGYLLFLWIFSLVVFIAMTLFSAFSVSQVLKNQTTIEMYGVQRWRNQARILGDQQASLHDVNIFNLGSWRKNWDEVMGHTLYEWLLPITVYKHHLGGHSLDNQGVFFRVDLQLNQSILESANLQERLTRRVTPRSSLDVDSRPLIR, from the coding sequence ATGGTCTCAGTAACCTCCCTATTTCCCAAGGTACTGACCGTTACTTTGTTTGCTGTTACAGGATACCTTTGTTTAGAGCATGTTGACGTGTTATCACCCTGCGTTGTGGATCCTATAGTATTCCTCATGGTTAGTTTAGCACTTTATACATACTTCCGCGTCATTAACGTTGGGCCTGGATACCCAAGTGACTTCCCCGCACTCAAGGTTTTGGATATGAGTGCTGCAGAGGCTGGAACAGAGCTACCCCCAGAGTACCTCACAAAACGGTCTTTGACCGTGAAGAAAGATGGCAGATTTAGGGTATGCCAATCCTGTCGGTATTGGAAACCGGACAGGTGCCATCACTGTTCCAGTTGTGATAGATGTATACTGAAGATGGACCATCACTGCCCTTGGATTGCAGGATGCGTTGGATTTCGGAACCAAAAGCTATTCATCCAGTTTCTGCTCTATACCACTGCCTATGCCATATTTGTTTTATCGATGACATCTGTACAGCTGTATCGATGGTTTTACAATGATaagtttcaagaagagcTGATATCTGGGTATTTACTGTTCCTTTGGATTTTCTCTCTAGTGGTCTTCATTGCCATGACGCTTTTCTCTGCATTTAGTGTGTCCCAAGTACTcaaaaatcaaacaacGATTGAAATGTACGGTGTACAACGCTGGCGTAACCAGGCCAGGATTCTTGGAGATCAACAGGCCTCCCTACATGATGTTAACATTTTTAACCTCGGCTCTTGGCGGAAAAATTGGGATGAAGTAATGGGGCACACTTTATATGAATGGCTTCTTCCCATAACAGTCTACAAGCACCATTTAGGTGGGCATAGCTTGGATAACCAAGGTGTTTTTTTCCGCGTTGATTTACAATTGAACCAGAGTATTTTAGAAAGCGCAAACCTTCAGGAGAGATTGACCAGACGGGTCACTCCACGATCGTCTTTGGACGTTGATTCACGACCCTTAATTCGATAA